The stretch of DNA GCGGTGGTCAAACCTGGTGCGCACCTGGTGGTGCGTGGCCATCCGGAACCCGGCGCGCCAACCACGTGCATGCAGGGGACCCCGCTGCACGTGAGCGAGGCGCATCCGGCTTAGCCCGGACGAGGGGGGTTGAGTCGGAAGCGCCGGTCGGGGGCCGGTCTGCCGTGGTCGGGGCGGCAGACCGGCCCCCATTTTCGCGTCCGCGGCGGAGATCCGGGGGACTGCAAGGCGCCTGCGGCCTGCCGCTCGCGCCGACCGCTCACGAAATGTGAGTGACGGGCTGGGGATCGGCCTTCAAAAGCACGGTGTCGGCGCCGTTGAGGATTCGTTGCGTGCTTGACCAGTGACCTGGTGTGTCCGATGACACCCGGCTCAGGACCAAGTACCCGGTGAAATAATCCGTTCGAGCGGCCACTCTGGAACTGCACGATCCGAGTGGTCCGCGCAAGGAGAACGACGATGATCCGAACCCCGTACGGCGCCCCGAAAACCCCGTTCGACCAAGCTGAGCGGCAGCACACCGCGGGAACGGTCCAGGTGCCCGCGCCGCGGGCCGATCGGCCGGGCACCGCCGAGGTGCCCGCGCAGCAGGGCGGGCCCCGCAGCGAGGTGGCCGCGCTGGTCGTCGCCCGCGGGGCGGACAAGGGCTCCGAGTTCCCGCTGGCGGGCGCGTGCACCGTGCTGGGCAGGCACCGCGATTGCGACATCGTGCTCGGTGACGTCACGGTTTCGCGCTACCACACCGAGATCCACCGCGTTGGCGACCAGTTCGTCGTCGCCGATGCCGGTTCGCTCAACGGCACCTACCTGAACCGGCACGTGGTGGATCGGGCCGAACTCTCCGACGGTGACGAGATCTGGGTGGGCAAGGTCCGCTTCACCTTCCGCTCCGGCCGGTGAGACGAGGCCGAAGCGCACGGGGCGGGTGGCTGTGCCGCCCGCCCCGAATGCCTGGCTGCGCGCCGCTTTCGGCCGGTCAGCCGGGGTGGGTTTCGCCGCCCACCGGGGCGAACACCTCGCCGGTGTAGTAGCTGGAAAGCCGGTCCGCGGCGAAGAACACGTAGGACGGGGCGATCTCGTCCGGTTCACCGCGCCTGCCCATCGGGGCTTGCTCGCCGAACCCTTCGACCTTCTCCGCCGGCATCGTCGACGGGATCAGCGGTGTCCACACCGGACCGGGTGCCACGCAGTTCACCCGGATCCCGCGTCCGGCGAACGATTGCGCCAGCGACTTGGTGAGCGTGTGCACCGCGCTCTTGCTGGCCGAGTAGTCCATCATCGACTTGTTGCCGCGAAGTCCGTTCACCGAGCCGGTGTTGATGATCGAGCCGCCGTCGCCCATGTGCGGCAGCGCGGCGCGGATCACCCAGAACGGCGCGTAGACGTTGACCTTGAAAGTGCGGTCGAACTGCTCGTCGGTGATCTCGGTGAAATCGCTTTCCACGGCTTGCGTTCCGGCGTGGTTGACCAGCAAATCGATCCCGCCGAGCTCTCCGGCCACTTCGGTCACCAGATGTTCGCACTCCGAGCGCGAGCCCAGATCTCCTTTGTGCAGCGAACAACGCCGCTGCTGCGCGGTCACGAGCCCGGCGGTGTGCCGGGCGTCGTCGTCCTCGGAGTCGCCGAAGTAGACGATCGCGACGTCGGCTCCTTCCTTGGCGAACGCGGCCGCGACGGCCCGGCCGATCCCGGAGTCGCCGCCGGTGATCAGGGCGCGCTTGTCCTGCAGCAGCCCGCGTCCCTCGTAGTCGCGCATCTCGTCGCGCGGTCGCGGCGTCATCTCGCCGGTGGCTCCCGGCGGTTGCTGCTGCTGTGCGGGGACGCTGGTCTGTTGGCGGGTCATCGGATCCCCCCGTCTTCGGCGATCGGACGCGTGCGGTTCAGGCGTTGGCCGCGAGGCGGGATCGTTAAACCCGCTCGAAGATTCGCCGGCCGCCGGGGGAATCGATTTCCGAAGCTGATCCGCTTGGTGTGCGGCGGAATTCGCTCTCGATCCCTATGTCGACGAGCTTCGTTGGGAGTACTGTCGAGAAGAACCCGGTGTCCGCGCAGCGGTCCGGCCCCGTGACTGTCCAAAATGGATGATAACGATCTGCCGCGCACGACGCGGAATCGGTGATTCGGGAGGAGGTCGGTGATGCGGACGCAGGTCGCCGCAGCGGTGGCGCTGGGCTACTTCCTCGGGCGTACCAAGAAGATGAAGCTCGCCATCACCATCGGCGGGGTACTGGCCGGGCGTCGGTTCGGCACCGACCCGCAACAGCTGTTGCGGCAGGGGGCGAAGGTGCTGTCGTCCTCGCCGGGGCTGAGTTCGGTAACCGAAACCGTGCGGGGCCGGCTGGCCGACGCGGCGAAGGAAGCGGCCACTGCGGCGCTGTCCGGTCGCATCGATTCGCTCGGCGACAGCCTGACCGAACGTGCGGCGAAGCTGCGCGGCACCGGTGGCGGAGAATCCGGCGAGGAGTCCGGGCGTCGCGAGTCCGATCCGACTTCCTCGGCTGCCGAGTCGGCGCCCGATTCCGGCACCGAACGACCGCGCGCGCGGTCGTCGCGCCCGCGGCCGGAGCAGGCGGCGCGTTCCCGCGCGCAAG from Saccharopolyspora sp. SCSIO 74807 encodes:
- a CDS encoding FHA domain-containing protein, with product MIRTPYGAPKTPFDQAERQHTAGTVQVPAPRADRPGTAEVPAQQGGPRSEVAALVVARGADKGSEFPLAGACTVLGRHRDCDIVLGDVTVSRYHTEIHRVGDQFVVADAGSLNGTYLNRHVVDRAELSDGDEIWVGKVRFTFRSGR
- a CDS encoding SDR family oxidoreductase; translated protein: MTRQQTSVPAQQQQPPGATGEMTPRPRDEMRDYEGRGLLQDKRALITGGDSGIGRAVAAAFAKEGADVAIVYFGDSEDDDARHTAGLVTAQQRRCSLHKGDLGSRSECEHLVTEVAGELGGIDLLVNHAGTQAVESDFTEITDEQFDRTFKVNVYAPFWVIRAALPHMGDGGSIINTGSVNGLRGNKSMMDYSASKSAVHTLTKSLAQSFAGRGIRVNCVAPGPVWTPLIPSTMPAEKVEGFGEQAPMGRRGEPDEIAPSYVFFAADRLSSYYTGEVFAPVGGETHPG